From the Mya arenaria isolate MELC-2E11 chromosome 17, ASM2691426v1 genome, the window ttcataagaaccattattttcgacattcaatcattctttttttttaatattaaaaaatattattaattgtggttaattttatttgggagtaagagtgtatctttaatgGTCATGATATTGAAGCATTCGCCATTTCGAAGGAACCAAAATTGATCATTCTCGTAccccagagtgatgatgctttATATGTGTAACAAgctagatttatcattatcaaacctctgatgaatgagaatgtaaTTGATTTGTATGTCTTGAAAATGCCTAGGTACGCCCCTTACTGTTTATATTAATGAGGAAATGATTACCACGTTTGTTCAAAAAGGTGCTGCACCACATCGATAGCAAGGACGATGAAACATATAGCGAGGCTGTGCAAGCGTTAGCAGAGAGTCGTCGCGTCATAGGTCCAAACGGAATCATTATAATAACCACAGTACTAAAAGACAACATCACAAACATCTGGTACTGCAatctaaatgaaaaattaaacaaaaggtTTTGCAAGAGGATGCCATCTTTGGAGCAGTTCAATTCAATGTTTCGCGCATGCGCGTTGAAATGTGTTCAGAGAATGAATTTTCTTGGATCCTCTTTGGTGTCAAATTACGGCAATTACGAAGGTCCTCTAGACAAGGAGTGGAGAAGCTTCATCTCTTATTGGGCGTATGCAACAGATGAAGAACTTGACGAGATTAAGCAGAAAGTCACGGATTTGAAAGAAAAGGGCCAGCTAGTATCGTGGTGCAAAGCACGTGATCATGTCGATACCAGCGGgtttattacattatttcttTGCCAACCGAAGTCCAGTTGATGCATTGCAGATCGCAGTTATATCATATCGTTTGTCTTTACCAATGCATTTGTGTATATTTGGAATTTGATTTGTGCATGTGGTTCTTCATATTACCTATCCTAATACCATATTCGTCAATCGTCATGACCAAGCATTTGTGTAtatttggaatatattttttcgACGTACAAATTATCACCAAATTGTTCACACGGATTTGTGTTCCATGTTAACAAGTTTGACTGTGAAAggaataacattttgttaacaatGTGATTTATTGAACTTGAAGGTTATTAATTCCATCTAGTCATTGAAATGGCTCTATGCCCGGGAAACGGCTTTCATTAGTTCAGTCCAATCCAGTATGTGTATGTGACTTGCATAAACTATGTATgttcattcagaaaaaaaaatgtttaaggcgaatgtaaaataaatggttGGTTTTCATTCGCCTCTTTTGTCCGCCGCCCTTACTGTCCAGTACTCGCCAAgaacggcgtttattcatacctatATAACAAAGGAGAACTGGTATGTTCctttatgcaataagaaagtgCTTGAACCCTTTTTAACGGTGAAATAGTcatcccccccaaaaaaaaaacaaaaaaaaaacaacaacattttttttaaataaaacgatGAAAATCTAGCAGTTGATTTATATTGGCGTAAATTAAAGCATTTGGGTGTATGATTCATGCATCGAATTTCAGCTTACCTTGATAATCAACCATTATACTTATCGTAAATTGatcatgcaataaaacaaattataaaactaAATCATTTATGCATATGATTGCTGCATCAAATTTCAGCTTACTCGATTATGAGTAAGCTATCATACTTATCGTAAATACAGcgtgcaataaaacaaaaatatgaaatacttgGGTATCCCTGTGGTGTTTTAGATGACTTATATTCTAAAGGTTCTACACCATTTGGATACCGAAAATACTTCAGACCACCCGAACGCTACAGATGCTTCTTCTTAGAGGACACAGATGAATGCACCAAGATGTGCGattgttttaatcaaaaacatatgtttaactAATATGTGAAAAGCAAACTCTTGAAGATAAAATCAAGTTTTATTCTTATTCGTAGTTGTTGAAAAATCGTTTTTATACCATAGCAAGACTGCAATATGTTGTCAAAAAGACCAAACACCTGTTTACGAAAAACCTATTTTGTTTTGCTTAGTCAATATTTCGAATCTCatgtaaaatagttcatgttcaGATGCTGAAGCTCgaatattgtattatattctACTTCATGCAATACTTTTGTTATTGCTTTTgtgctatatatatatggaattACTAACACTTTTGTTATTTGAATTACACACAAGTTTGTTATTTCTGTTTATCGGTAGTGTTCAAATAAAACTGCTTACCCGGTTGGAAATTGTTTAAAGTCACTTTAATACACTGTGTATTTCGTGTTTTTTCTTATAATTGTCAATGCGGAATAGCCTTTGGTTGTTGAACCGCATGGGATACCTCCAAATGCTTCTGATGAAAGTTTATATAGCAATGTATATTAAGAAATTTACGGCAGTTCAATTTTTATGGACCTTTTCCAAGCTTATACTGTTCTACTGTGCATGTGACTTGCATGTACTTTGTACActcttttagaaaaaaaataaaataaatcatttatgagTATGCTTTTTGCATTGAATTACGGCTTACCTCGATATTGAGTAAGCTATCATATTGATGGTAAACTGAgcatgcaataaaacaaaattatgaaatacTTCGGTAGCCCTGTCTTGTTTTAGattatttatattcttaaagttCTACACCATTTGGACACCGAAGAAACTTCAGACCACCCGAACGCTTCAGTTGCTTTGAAAGAGACTAGACgagttttaaaacagttaaacgGTTGCTTGATAGTCACAACATGCCAACCTGCACAACTAATGAATAGTGTTTGGTACTGTAACTTGGTACCATCGCTCAGCGAAAGGTACGGCAAACTCTTTATGGACGAGGAGCAGTGGGCAACCGCTTTCGAAAATAGTGGATTAGAGTGTGTCCAGAAGATGAATATTCTTGGGACGAAATTCTCGATATTCAAGAACCACTACGACTTCGAAGGCCCTTTGGATTCCGAATGGAGAAAAAACGCTTTCGTTTTGGGCATTCGCGACAGAGGAGGAATTGGAAATGGTGAAAGCAAAGATTTTGGATTTGAAGCAACAAGGGGAATTGGAGAAGTGGTGTAGAGATCATGATAGAGTTTTAACAAGTGGGATCCTGACGATGTTAGTAATGAAGCTCGGGTTAAGCTTTAACATAGCAAGTTAATgcagtttaaaataatacaagaatACAATATATGATGGCGGACACAAAGGTTTTATGCTGTCAATTTACGTTTTtggtttgataaaaaaacaaaacaacggAAGATATTTCTTATTGGAGACCACAGAAGATTGCACCTAGATGTGCTATTTAATCCAGAGCATATGTGCCACTGAATTGTGAAAAACgtatttttaaagatgaaagttttattcttgtttgttaaaaaaatcgtttttatgCCAAGAAAGACTTCAATgtgttgttaaaattattttttaaagagcAGACACCTATTTACGATACCAAATCTTGATTTGATAAGTCAATATTTCGAATCGCATGTAAATTTTGTATGCTCGGATGCTTAAGCTCGATTATTGTGTTATATTCTGCTTAATGCCATACTTTTGATATTGCTTTTGTGCTATATATATGGAATTACACACAAGTTTGTTATTTCTGTTTATCGGTAGTGTTCGAATAAAACTGCTTACCCGGTTGGAAAGTGTTTAAAGACACATTGATACACGGTGTAATTCGTGTTTCTCTCAATGTGGAATAGCCGTTGGATTTTTAGCTGCACGGAAGAGGATAAAAGTTTAATTTCGGAAATTTCAAAACTGGATTAAGTGGCCCTCTATCTTGTGCAGCTCTTCTGACCTTTTCCCataggtggccacttaatacaggtttgactgattattaaaacataaactacaGTTCAATGTTTACAGACAGTTTATACTTcaattttttgtatacatatacatttattaaaaacgaGTTTTTAAGTGCTTAGCGTATTGATTGTTAACTTGCTGATGAAAACAAAACGAGTTATGGTGGATAAGTGAATTACAATAAGGCATACACAAAACAATGTGTTCGGCTCTCGACCTACCTGTTCTATGTTCTATGTTCTATGTTCTATGCCCCGACCCTAAACCTTTGTATTGCCGtgagaaatatatttgtattcatcaattgtttgattttgtttcttttaaaagtgttattgACCGCAAACAATGTCAGTGGTGCTAATACGTATTGCATAGATGTTTTTAAGCATATCATTTATAGTTTTTGGTTacagaaaataacaacaaacgatttgcccccccccccaaaaaaaaagtaaattaatcggacctacctaccctatatACCTaccctatttatatatatatatatatgtgttgaGTTAAGGCgaaagaaaataatatgtttgttctTGGTTGCATACCCTCCCAagaacaaacatattattttctttcGCCTTAACTCAACACagaacaattaaatattaattgattatgATAAAAGGCGACGATGATGTGCACGAACTAGTAGCATAACTCCTATTAGTTTCGAATTTACCGACGATGGTTTGTTTATTTCTCCCAAATGCCTATTCAATTTCACACAAAGCTCGATTACGTAAAACCAACCTGTAACTTATGAGTCTGTTGATGAAATATCAATGGGAATGCCAAAACAGTAAGAGCTCTTTGGGGGAAAATGAGCGGCCGGTTGTTTTTTGGAAACTCTGAAATACAAATGCAGTAACTGGATCTTGATTTAGCGTATCGGATTGCGTACTGATACAGTGAATGAAGTTATTGATATATAGCCGCAGGCTGTCTTTTATGGTTAAGTGTCAAACAGTCTTCTGAATCGTGGGAGAACCGTGAAATGTTCTAGGGAATTATACAGAATTTGATGTAAGAGGGGGCGAAACTTCCCCTTCCCCAGGACCCAACATTCTCCAAACATAGTAAGGGGCTTTGGGTGTCCATAAATGGGGCGACATATTATTTTTGCTCGAGTTATCTGTcgtgttcaaggtcacactaagaggtcaaaggtcataggAATTCATTTCGTGTCCGCTCAATATCTCTTGCACCACTTGAAGGATGTGTGGGGAGGGGGCATGAGCCGAGCCCACCCGCTCCCCGTGATTCGATAGAGAGCACGGATGTATATAAAACTAATACTATATCAAAATTGGTATAGAGATTActtggtttttttttcaaatcccctttgtgaaatatttgcttACAAATGGCCAAACTTGTTCCATACTTGTTGTCAGTTGGTCAGTTAAAACCTTCGTATAACGATACCCATATGATGACATGTTATACGAAATAAGACTGAAGGTTAATTACCTTTCCTTTAATGTCTGATCGTTTGATAAGTCGACCAAAAATGCATTCCAAGACTAAAAACTAATATTGCCTTTTCTGTCCATACGAATTTGGACTGTTTTTACTTATGGTCTCTGGTTGACTTATAACAAAAGTGCAGTCATATTAAGCTGCTTAGCTTGCTTTTTTTGTGCTGTCATTGCATACTAAGCTTTTTACAAGTATTTCTTTGCCAGGTTCTACATCATTTGAACACTGGAGTAGCGGGCGATTGTCCGACCACAGTTGAGGTCCTAAAGGAAGCAAAACGAGTCCTGAATTCAATAAACGGTTGCTTGGTCATTACCACTTCGTTACCATCTCAAATGGTAAACTGCCTTTGGACTTATGAAATGGTGCCATCGCTTTTCGACAGATACAAcaagaaatttatttctgtaGAGCAATGGCCAATTGTCTTTGCAAAGGGCGGATTTGAATGCGTCCAGAGAGTGAATGTTCTTGGTACGAAATTCACATTATTCAATAGTTATTACAACTTTGAAGGCCCTCTTGATCCGGAATGGAGAAAAGGAACATCTTGGTGGGCAATTGCGACAGAAGAGGAACTGGCGACGGTAAGAGCAAAGATTCTAGATTTGAAGGCGAAAGGTGAACTGGAGAAATGGTGTACAGAGCATGATCGGGTTTCAACGAGTGGGCTCCTAACGCTTATGGTAGCAACGGTCCAGTAGAGCTTTGATGTATCccatatacaataataattga encodes:
- the LOC128223165 gene encoding uncharacterized protein LOC128223165 isoform X2; translation: MSTYENYESVSKTYDDQRKAMGSDVIAGMIQLYCKKPLSELHVLDAGCGTGNYARDLLDHGCGHVTLLDASPGMLEKARAKVADYIESGRVKDIVEAKLPKIPFPDGTFDAVMFNLVLHHIDSKDDETYSEAVQALAESRRVIGPNGIIIITTVLKDNITNIWYCNLNEKLNKRFCKRMPSLEQFNSMFRACALKCVQRMNFLGSSLVSNYGNYEGPLDKEWRSFISYWAYATDEELDEIKQKVTDLKEKGQLVSWCKARDHVDTSGFITLFLCQPKSS
- the LOC128223165 gene encoding demethylmenaquinone methyltransferase-like isoform X1; its protein translation is MSTYENYESVSKTYDDQRKAMGSDVIAGMIQLYCKKPLSELHVLDAGCGTGNYARDLLDHGCGHVTLLDASPGMLEKARAKVADYIESGRVKDIVEAKLPKIPFPDGTFDAVMFNLVLHHLNTGVAGDCPTTVEVLKEAKRVLNSINGCLVITTSLPSQMVNCLWTYEMVPSLFDRYNKKFISVEQWPIVFAKGGFECVQRVNVLGTKFTLFNSYYNFEGPLDPEWRKGTSWWAIATEEELATVRAKILDLKAKGELEKWCTEHDRVSTSGLLTLMVATVQ